The Anguilla anguilla isolate fAngAng1 chromosome 4, fAngAng1.pri, whole genome shotgun sequence genome has a window encoding:
- the trappc8 gene encoding trafficking protein particle complex subunit 8 isoform X1: MAQCVQSVQEFIQDSFVPMVAVLCSEDAEKVTRKNNLNFSELVRPFCRLTSEGHMRDPNNQIQVIKNLKISVSNVATQPPKAAAVRRLLDEVVSASQPAEGLVANVITAGDYDLNISDRSLKASVPWYGSWKETLRELNTSEFYAATTPWFEAYRENFLQSMPASEHEFLSHYLACMLVVSSREASPVDQFLKLSQEQHRIQHSGEHSFPKWFIPNTLKYYVLLHDISEGDEQRADTVYEDMKQRYGTQACYLLKINSRMSASASGEQIPDPWSQYLQKSSFQNQDLHEEGPSAMVNNTTVENSTSTGDVDGLEPSARDEVPNNFDAHPLQLDHPSDPGGPQESLEPLKPPGSEGKKQAGVAPHGACLTLNDHDRIRQFIQEFTSRGLLPHIEKNIRQLNDQLVSRKGLSRSLFSATKKWFGGGKVPEKSISELKNTAGLLYPPEAPELQIRKMADLCLLVQHYDLAYSCYHTAKKDFLNDQAMLYAAGALEMAAVSAFLHPGAPRPYPAHYMDTAIQTYRDVCKNMVLAERCALLSAEILKSQAKYSEAATLLIKMTSEDSDLRSALLLEQAAHCFINMRSPMVRKFAFHMILAGHRFSKAGQKRHALRCYCQAMQVYKGKGWSLAEDHINFTIGRQSYTLRQPDNAVAAFRHILINDSKQAASQQGAFLREYLYVYKQNVSQSSPAEGALPQLPLPCIQSSATRVFFGHDRRLAEGEKQAATHVSLDQEYDRDLSQQWKELEEQVVAIVHRGVLPANFQPTQYCLNGQTDNTRFPLAVVEEPVIVEVVFRNPLKVPLILTDLSLLWKFSPKDFSRAQGEEAGESVSNEKEARDLEAPLKNDFISTEVISEFFMSLEETKVARLKLLPHQTGELHILGVVYNLGTAASAGEGVGEGLTVRGRQDLEIQGPRLNGTKEEKTSVQHGPDRRLDPIITPPMPLLEVFFINFPTGLLCGEIRKAYVEFANVSAVALTGLRVVSRRPEFFTFGGRAAPLTPLSPTASENCSAYKTVVSDQAAAAAAHAPASLVSPADFGASGGAGGGDGRCPGVLDIPLPDAVLQPGASVQLPLWLRGPDREGVHEINFLFYYESAEKTSKLSHRVLCHTAVICASRSLSVRATARRSNTFQEQEDGHGGSMLVFVDVENVNTSEAGVREFHVVQVSSSSKQWRLQKCINPSKDKDSKLTSRQRGKLCFRATKCRTVEATSNAQEKYTFADVNLGNEQIISATTPCADFFFRRCLSAEAKKKGAGGAHGGLGHSRGAGADTSAEDLAGVVRKCSEVDLNVIVLWKAYVVEDNKQLILEGQLHVALQTIGKEVCSLTPKEEAQEMVLLKFRPEHPPPLARPSMEQLSYLIKTNLHYPESYSHPFPQRSLCMVPVTLRLSNCSLAQVDVIIDLRHKATSPESLEVHGSFTWLGQTQYKLRLRAQEIQRLQLKACFIHAGVYNLGTPRVFAKLSDQGSMCETSQQNSMPALIIINSV; encoded by the exons CCCTTGGTTCGAGGCCTACCGTGAGAACTTCCTGCAGTCCATGCCCGCGTCGGAGCACGAGTTCCTCAGCCACTACCTGGCCT gcatGCTGGTGGTGTCGTCCCGCGAGGCTTCGCCCGTGGACCAGTTCCTGAAGCTGTCCCAGGAGCAGCACCGCATCCAGCACAGCGGCGAGCACAGCTTCCCCAAGTGGTTCATCCCAAACACGCTCAAGTACTACGTCCTGCTGCATGACATCAGCGAGGGGGACGAGCAGAG GGCGGACACCGTGTACGAGGACATGAAGCAGAGGTACGGGACGCAGGCCTGCTACCTGCTCAAGATCAACTCGCGCATGTCCGCCTCCGCCTCGGGCGAGCAGATCCCCGACCCCTGGAGCCAGTACTTACAGAAGAGCAGTTTCCAAAACcag GACTTGCATGAAGAAGGTCCTTCTGCCATGGTGAATAACACGACCGTGGAGAACAGCACCAGCACAGGGGATGTGGACGGGCTCGAACCTTCAGCCAGAG ATGAGGTTCCCAACAACTTCGACGCCCACCCCCTCCAGCTGGACCACCCCAGCGACCCCGGGGGTCCCCAGGAGAGCCTGGAGCCCCTGAAGCCGCCCGGGTCCGAGGGCAAGAAGCAGGCGGGCGTGGCGCCGCACGGGGCGTGCCTGACGCTCAACGACCACGACCGCATCCGCCAGTTCATCCAGGAGTTCACCTCCCGCGGCCTGCTGCCCCACATCGAGAAGAACATCCGCCAGCTCAACGACCAG cTCGTTTCCAGGAAAGGTCTCAGCAGGTCCTTATTTTCTGCCACCAAGAAGTGGTTTGGTGGAGGCAAGGTACCGGAGAAGAGCATCAGCGAGCTGAAGAACACAGCTGGCCTTCT GTACCCTCCAGAGGCCCCGGAGCTGCAGATAAGGAAAATGGCCGACCTATGCCTCCTGGTGCAGCACTACGACCTGGCCTACAGCTGCTATCACACCGCCAAGAAGGACTTCCTCAACGACCAGGCCATGCTGTACGCCGCTGGAGCTCTG GAAATGGCGGCCGTGTCGGCCTTCCTCCACCCCGGCGCTCCCAGGCCGTATCCCGCCCACTACATGGACACAGCCATCCAGACCTACCGCGACGTCTGCAA GAACATGGTGCTGGCCGAGCGGTGTGCGCTGCTCAGCGCCGAGATCCTGAAAAGCCAGGCGAAGTACTCCGAGGCCGCCACCCTCCTCATCAAGATGACCAGCGAG gactcGGACCTGCGCAGCGCCCTGCTTCTGGAGCAGGCGGCCCACTGCTTCATCAACATGAGGAGCCCCATGGTGCGCAAGTTCGCCTTCCACATGATCCTGGCGGGACACAGGTTCAGCAAAGCGGGACAG AAGCGGCACGCGCTGCGGTGCTACTGCCAGGCCATGCAGGTGTACAAGGGCAAAGGCTGGTCCCTGGCGGAGGACCACATCAACTTCACCATTGGCCGGCAGTCCTACACGCTGCGGCAGCCCGACAACGCCGTGGCCGCCTTCCGCCACATCCTCATCAACGACAGCAAGCAGGCCGCCTCGCAGCAGGGGGCCTTCCTGCGCGAGTACCTCTACGTCTACAAG CAGAATGTGAGCCAGTCGTCCCCAGCAGAGGGCGCCCTTCCCCAGCTGCCCCTGCCCTGCATCCAGAGTTCCGCCACGCGCGTCTTCTTCGGCCACGACCGGCGGCTGGCAGAAG ggGAGAAGCAGGCCGCCACCCACGTGAGTTTGGACCAGGAGTACGACCGGGACCTGTCCCAGCAGtggaaggagctggaggagcaaGTGGTGGCCATCGTCCACCGAGGGGTCCTCCCCGCCAACTTCCAGCCCACCCAGTACTGCCTGAACGGCCAGACGGACAACACGCGCTTCCCGCTGGCCGTGGTGGAAG AGCCCGTCATCGTCGAGGTGGTGTTCCGGAACCCTCTGAAGGTCCCCCTCATCCTGACGGACCTGTCGCTGCTCTGGAAGTTCAGCCCGAAGGACTTCTCCCGTGCGCAGGGCGAGGAGGCGGGGGAGTCGGTGAGCAACGAGAAGGAGGCGCGCGATCTGGag GCACCATTAAAAAACGATTTCATCAGCACTGAGGTAATATCGGAGTTTTTCATGAGCCTGGAAGAGACTAAAGTG GCTCGTCTGAAGCTCCTCCCCCACCAGACGGGGGAGCTGCACATCCTGGGCGTGGTCTACAACCTGGGCACAGCGGCCTCTGCTGGCGAAG GCGTGGGCGAAGGGTTGACCGTGCGCGGTCGGCAGGACCTGGAGATCCAGGGCCCTCGTCTGAACGGGACCAAAGAGGAGAAGACCTCCGTCCAGCACGGACCCGACCGGCGCCTCGACCCCATCATCACCCCGCCCATGCCCCTGCTGGAG gTGTTCTTCATTAACTTCCCCACGGGGCTGCTGTGCGGAGAGATCCGGAAGGCCTACGTGGAGTTCGCCAACGTGAGCGCAGTGGCGCTGACCGGCCTGCGGGTGGTGTCCCGCCGCCCCGAGTTCTTCACCttcggcgggcgggcggcgcccctcacccccctcagccccaccGCGTCCGAGAACTGCAGCGCCTACAAGACCGTGGTGTCGGaccaggccgccgccgccgccgcccacgCCCCCGCCTCGCTGGTGTCCCCGGCCGATTTCGGGGCGAGCGGCGGCGCCGGCGGGGGGGACGGCCGCTGCCCCGGGGTGCTGGACATCCCGCTCCCCGACGCCGTGCTCCAGCCCGGCGCCTCCGTCCAGCTGCCGCTGTGGCTGCGGGGGCCGGACCGCGAGGGCGTGCACGAGATCAACTTCCTGTTCTACTACGAGAGCGCCGAGAAGACGTCCAAGCTCAG tcaccGGGTGCTGTGCCACACTGCGGTGATCTGTGCCAGCCGCTCCCTGAGCGTGAGGGCCACGGCCCGGAGGAGCAACACCTTCCAGGAGCAGGAGGACGGGCACGGGGGCAGCATGCTGGTCTTCGTGGACGTGGAGAACGTCAACACT agtgaGGCGGGGGTGAGGGAGTTCCATGTTGTGCAAGTCTCCAGCAGCAGTAAGCAGTGGAGGCTGCAGAAGTGCATAAACCCGTCCAAAGACAAAG ATTCAAAACTCACGAGTCGGCAGAGGGGCAAGCTTTGCTTCAGAGCTACCAAATGCAGGACTGTTGAAG CTACCTCAAATGCACAAGAGAAGTACACCTTTGCCGACGTAAACCTGGGAAACGAACAG ATCATCAGCGCCACCACGCCCTGCGCCGACTTCTTCTTCCGCCGGTGCCTGTCCGCGGAGGCGAAGAAGAAGGGCGCGGGCGGGGCGCACGGCGGTTTGGGGCACTCCAGGGGCGCGGGCGCGGACACGAGCGCGGAGGACCTGGCCGGCGTGGTCCGAAAGTGCAGCGAGGTGGACCTCAACGTCATCGTGCTCTGGAAG GCGTACGTGGTGGAAGACAACAAGCAGCTCATCTTGGAGGGCCAGCTCCACGTGGCCCTCCAGACCATCGGGAAGGAAGTGTGCTCCTTGACTCCCAAAGAG GAAGCTCAAGAAATGGTTCTGCTGAAATTCAGACCCGAACACCCTCCTCCTCTGGCCAGGCCGTCGATGGAGCAGCTTTCCTATCTAATCAAGACCAACCTGCACTACCCCGAATCCTACAGTCACCCCTTTCCACAGAGGAG TCTGTGCATGGTGCCCGTCACCCTCAGGCTCTCCAACTGCTCCCTGGCGCAGGTTGATGTCATCATAGACTTGAGACACAAAGCCACCAG CCCCGAGTCTCTGGAGGTCCACGGCTCGTTCACCTGGCTGGGGCAGACGCAGTACAAGCTGCGGCTGCGTGCGCAGGAGATCCAGCGGCTGCAGCTGAAGGCCTGCTTCATCCACGCGGGCGTGTACAACCTGGGCACGCCCCGCGTCTTCGCCAAGCTCTCCGACCAGGGCTCCATGTGCGAGACCAGCCAGCAGAACTCTATGCCGGctctcatcatcatcaacagCGTCTGA